From Vicugna pacos chromosome 6, VicPac4, whole genome shotgun sequence, a single genomic window includes:
- the DAD1 gene encoding dolichyl-diphosphooligosaccharide--protein glycosyltransferase subunit DAD1 — MRQRHIRCGGRVRQEFGDARRSLERLAMSASVLSVISRFLEEYLSSTPQRLKLLDAYLLYILLTGALQFGYCLLVGTFPFNSFLSGFISCVGSFILAVCLRIQINPQNKADFQGISPERAFADFLFASTILHLVVMNFVG; from the exons ATGCGCCAACGTCACATCCGGTGTGGTGGTCGGGTCCGCCAGGAGTTTGGGGACGCCCGCCGGAGTTTGGAGCGTTTAGCCATGTCGGCGTCGGTATTGTCGGTCATCTCGCGGTTCTTAGAAGAGTACTTGAGCTCCACTCCTCAACGTCTGAAGTTGTTGGACGCCTACCTCCTGTATATATTACTGACCGGGGCGCTGCAATTCGGTTATTGTCTCCTCGTGGGGACCTTCCCCTTCAACTCTTTCCTCTCGGGCTTCATCTCTTGTGTGGGGAGCTTCATCCTAGCGG TTTGTCTGAGAATACAAATCAACCCACAGAACAAAGCGGATTTCCAAGGCATCTCCCCGGAGCGAGCCTTTGCAGATTTTCTGTTTGCCAGCACCATCCTGCACCTCGTTGTCATGAACTTCGTTGGCTGA
- the ABHD4 gene encoding (Lyso)-N-acylphosphatidylethanolamine lipase isoform X2 has protein sequence MSQLKNVEARILQCLQNKFLARYVSLPNQNKIWTVTVSPELRDRTPLVMVHGFGGGVGLWILNMDSLSARRTLHTFDLLGFGRSSRPTFPRDPEGAEDEFVTSIETWRETMGIPTMILLGHSLGGFLATSYSIKYPDRVKHLILVDPWGFPLRPTDPSEIRAPPTWVKALASVLGRSNPLAVLRVAGPWGPGLVQRFRPDFKRKFADFFEDDTISEYIYHCNAQNPSGETAFKTMMESFGWARRPMLERIHLIRKDVPITMIYGSNTWIDTSTGKKVKLQRPDSYVRDMEIEGASHHVYADQPHIFNAMVEEICNSVD, from the exons ATGTCTCAGCTGAAGAATGTGGAAGCGAGGATCCTCCAGT gcctCCAGAACAAGTTCCTGGCCCGATATGTGTCCCTCCCGAACCAGAACAAGATCTGGACGGTGACGGTGAGCCCCGAGCTCCGGGACCGCACCCCGCTGGTGATGGTGCACGGCTTCGGGGGCGGCGTGGGCCTCTGGATCCTCAACATGGATTCACTGAGCGCCCGCCGCACTCTGCACACCTTCGATCTGCTGGGCTTTGGGCGGAGCTCGAGGCCGACGTTCCCCAGGGACCCAGAGGGGGCCGAGGACGAGTTTGTGACCTCAATAGAGACGTGGCGGGAGACCATGGGGATCCCCACTATGATCCTCCTGGGGCACAGTCTGGGAGGCTTCCTGGCCACCTCCTACTCGATCAAGTACCCTGACAG AGTTAAACACCTCATTCTGGTGGATCCGTGGGGCTTTCCCCTCCGACCAACCGACCCCAGTGAGATCCGGGCACCCCCGACCTGGGTCAAGGCTTTGGCCTCTGTGCTAGGGCGCTCCAATCCACTGGCTGTTCTTCGAGTAGCTGGGCCCTGGG GGCCCGGCCTGGTGCAGCGGTTCCGACCGGATTTCAAGCGCAAGTTTGCAGACTTCTTTGAAGACGACACTATATCGGAGTACATCTACCACTGCAATGCACAGAACCCCAG TGGGGAGACGGCATTCAAAACCATGATGGAGTCCTTCGGCTGGGCCCGGCGCCCCATGTTAGAGCGAATTCACTTGATTCGAAAAGACGTGCCCATCACCATGATCTATGGGTCCAACACCTGGATAGACACCAGCACGGGGAAGAAGGTGAAGCTGCAGCGGCCGGATTCCTACGTCCGAGACATG GAGATCGAGGGTGCCTCGCACCACGTGTATGCAGACCAGCCGCACATCTTCAACGCTATGGTGGAGGAGATCTGCAACTCGGTTGATTGA
- the ABHD4 gene encoding (Lyso)-N-acylphosphatidylethanolamine lipase isoform X1 — protein sequence MDWLSSTWQGLFTMADDLEQQPQGWLSSWLPAWRPTSMSQLKNVEARILQCLQNKFLARYVSLPNQNKIWTVTVSPELRDRTPLVMVHGFGGGVGLWILNMDSLSARRTLHTFDLLGFGRSSRPTFPRDPEGAEDEFVTSIETWRETMGIPTMILLGHSLGGFLATSYSIKYPDRVKHLILVDPWGFPLRPTDPSEIRAPPTWVKALASVLGRSNPLAVLRVAGPWGPGLVQRFRPDFKRKFADFFEDDTISEYIYHCNAQNPSGETAFKTMMESFGWARRPMLERIHLIRKDVPITMIYGSNTWIDTSTGKKVKLQRPDSYVRDMEIEGASHHVYADQPHIFNAMVEEICNSVD from the exons ATGGACTGGCTCAGCTCGACCTGGCAGGGCTTGTTTACTATGGCTGATGATCTGGAGCAGCA GCCTCAAGGCTGGCTGAGCAGCTGGCTGCCCGCTTGGCGCCCTACTTCCATGTCTCAGCTGAAGAATGTGGAAGCGAGGATCCTCCAGT gcctCCAGAACAAGTTCCTGGCCCGATATGTGTCCCTCCCGAACCAGAACAAGATCTGGACGGTGACGGTGAGCCCCGAGCTCCGGGACCGCACCCCGCTGGTGATGGTGCACGGCTTCGGGGGCGGCGTGGGCCTCTGGATCCTCAACATGGATTCACTGAGCGCCCGCCGCACTCTGCACACCTTCGATCTGCTGGGCTTTGGGCGGAGCTCGAGGCCGACGTTCCCCAGGGACCCAGAGGGGGCCGAGGACGAGTTTGTGACCTCAATAGAGACGTGGCGGGAGACCATGGGGATCCCCACTATGATCCTCCTGGGGCACAGTCTGGGAGGCTTCCTGGCCACCTCCTACTCGATCAAGTACCCTGACAG AGTTAAACACCTCATTCTGGTGGATCCGTGGGGCTTTCCCCTCCGACCAACCGACCCCAGTGAGATCCGGGCACCCCCGACCTGGGTCAAGGCTTTGGCCTCTGTGCTAGGGCGCTCCAATCCACTGGCTGTTCTTCGAGTAGCTGGGCCCTGGG GGCCCGGCCTGGTGCAGCGGTTCCGACCGGATTTCAAGCGCAAGTTTGCAGACTTCTTTGAAGACGACACTATATCGGAGTACATCTACCACTGCAATGCACAGAACCCCAG TGGGGAGACGGCATTCAAAACCATGATGGAGTCCTTCGGCTGGGCCCGGCGCCCCATGTTAGAGCGAATTCACTTGATTCGAAAAGACGTGCCCATCACCATGATCTATGGGTCCAACACCTGGATAGACACCAGCACGGGGAAGAAGGTGAAGCTGCAGCGGCCGGATTCCTACGTCCGAGACATG GAGATCGAGGGTGCCTCGCACCACGTGTATGCAGACCAGCCGCACATCTTCAACGCTATGGTGGAGGAGATCTGCAACTCGGTTGATTGA